The Sphingosinicella humi genome has a window encoding:
- a CDS encoding cupin domain-containing protein: protein MALKHANPGEVVDLRPLGSGLKDAKTSALVKSDRFEAVRLIVPAGTTIPPHKVEGFLTLHCLEGRVVLGIGKDIELQAGDWIYLERGAAHSVRGLEDSSLLLTILFDGRQHR, encoded by the coding sequence ATGGCACTGAAGCACGCAAATCCGGGAGAAGTCGTCGACCTCCGCCCGCTCGGGTCCGGGCTCAAGGACGCCAAGACATCCGCCCTCGTCAAATCCGACCGTTTCGAGGCCGTGCGGCTGATCGTTCCTGCGGGAACGACGATCCCACCGCACAAAGTGGAAGGGTTCCTTACCTTGCACTGCCTCGAGGGCCGCGTCGTCCTCGGCATCGGGAAGGACATCGAGCTACAAGCCGGGGACTGGATCTACCTCGAGCGAGGTGCCGCCCATTCGGTGAGAGGGCTGGAGGATTCGTCCTTGCTCCTGACGATCCTGTTCGATGGTCGCCAGCATCGTTGA
- a CDS encoding sulfite exporter TauE/SafE family protein, protein MDSVTLVSIALLMALAAALYSAVGHGGASAYLAIMALFALPVATMRPTALALNLLVAGFGTVRYARAGQFNLRLFLAFAITAMPLAYIGGTIDVPPHIYRPLVGIVLWCAALRLLWKPKAMAERPVHAPPLWISLPAGAVLGLLAGLTGTGGGIFLSPLILLLGWEKPRATSGVAAAFILANSASGLAGNVASLGHVPTEMPLLLAAVAAGALLGVWLGVRRLPQSALLQLLGLVLAVAGAKLIFT, encoded by the coding sequence ATGGATTCCGTCACCCTCGTCTCCATCGCCCTGCTGATGGCGCTCGCCGCCGCGCTCTACTCCGCGGTGGGGCATGGCGGGGCGTCGGCCTATCTGGCGATCATGGCGCTGTTCGCCCTGCCCGTCGCGACGATGCGGCCGACGGCGCTCGCCCTCAATCTGCTCGTCGCCGGCTTTGGCACAGTGCGCTACGCCCGCGCCGGGCAGTTCAACCTGCGCCTGTTCCTCGCCTTTGCGATAACGGCCATGCCCTTGGCCTATATTGGCGGGACGATCGATGTTCCGCCGCACATCTACCGACCCCTGGTGGGCATCGTCCTGTGGTGCGCCGCCTTGCGCCTGCTGTGGAAACCGAAAGCCATGGCCGAGCGGCCCGTCCATGCGCCGCCGCTCTGGATCAGCCTGCCGGCGGGCGCGGTGCTGGGCTTGCTCGCCGGCCTCACCGGCACGGGTGGCGGCATTTTCCTCAGCCCGCTCATCCTGCTCCTCGGCTGGGAGAAGCCGCGCGCCACCTCCGGTGTCGCCGCCGCCTTCATCCTTGCCAACTCCGCCTCCGGGCTTGCCGGCAATGTCGCGAGCCTCGGCCATGTTCCCACCGAGATGCCGCTGCTCCTCGCCGCCGTCGCCGCCGGAGCGCTGCTCGGCGTCTGGCTCGGCGTTCGGCGGCTGCCGCAGTCGGCGCTGCTTCAGCTGCTGGGGCTCGTCCTGGCCGTGGCCGGCGCGAAGCTGATCTTCACATGA
- the moaA gene encoding GTP 3',8-cyclase MoaA, with the protein MSGTIPGLVDGFGRRITYVRLSVTDRCDLRCRYCMSERMQFLPKSELMTLEELAELAAILVDRGVRRIRLTGGEPLVRRNILWLVETIGHRLGDGLDEITMTTNATQLAPIAQRLRECGVRRINISLDSLNEDRFRAITRRGDLRQVLGGIAAARRAGLAVKINMVALKDINEDEIEAMVAWCGEQGFGLTLIETMPLGDVEGDRTDQYLPLDAVKRRLQERYSLIPSLHRTGGPARYFDVVETGGRIGFITPMTNNFCDGCNRIRITATGTIYGCLGHDQRVELRDAMRSGARDAVHRALDAVMAAKPRRHDFRIDAARPAVARHMSVTGG; encoded by the coding sequence ATGTCGGGCACGATACCGGGATTGGTCGATGGCTTCGGTCGCCGGATCACCTACGTCCGTCTATCGGTGACCGACCGCTGCGATCTTCGCTGCCGCTACTGCATGTCGGAACGAATGCAGTTCCTACCGAAGTCCGAGCTGATGACATTGGAGGAACTGGCCGAGCTTGCCGCTATCCTCGTCGATCGCGGCGTGCGGCGTATCCGCCTCACCGGCGGCGAGCCCCTGGTCCGCCGCAACATCCTGTGGCTCGTCGAGACGATCGGGCACCGCCTTGGTGACGGCCTCGACGAAATCACCATGACGACGAACGCTACCCAGCTCGCCCCGATTGCCCAGCGCCTCCGCGAATGCGGCGTTCGGCGAATCAACATCAGCCTCGACAGCCTGAACGAGGATCGATTTCGCGCCATTACCCGGCGCGGCGACCTGCGCCAGGTGCTCGGCGGGATCGCGGCCGCCCGCCGCGCCGGCCTCGCGGTCAAGATCAACATGGTCGCCCTCAAGGACATCAACGAGGATGAGATCGAGGCCATGGTCGCCTGGTGCGGCGAGCAGGGCTTCGGGCTTACCCTGATCGAGACCATGCCGCTCGGAGACGTCGAGGGGGACCGGACCGACCAGTATCTGCCGCTCGATGCGGTGAAGCGTCGGCTGCAGGAGCGCTATAGCCTCATCCCGTCTTTGCATCGCACGGGCGGGCCGGCGCGCTATTTCGACGTCGTCGAGACCGGCGGGCGGATCGGCTTCATCACGCCCATGACCAACAATTTCTGCGACGGCTGCAACCGCATCCGTATCACGGCGACCGGCACGATCTACGGGTGTCTGGGGCACGACCAGAGAGTGGAATTGAGGGATGCGATGCGGAGCGGGGCGCGCGACGCGGTGCACCGGGCGCTCGATGCCGTGATGGCCGCAAAGCCCCGCCGCCACGATTTCCGTATCGACGCCGCACGACCCGCGGTTGCCCGCCATATGAGCGTCACCGGCGGTTGA
- a CDS encoding NnrS family protein, whose product MDMKVERSRHDRLMGLPPLLRGGFRPFFLGGAVWALVVVALWVCALSGAVTLPTAFDPLAWHRHEMLFGYLGAVIAGFLLTAIPNWTGRPPLAGAPLAALAVLWLAARFAILFSATIGSSIALALDVGFLLVLAAVAGREIVAAKNRNVPIVIVILLFAAASALDHTETLGLASTTGAGWRAGFALVLMLIGLIGGRIIPAFTRNWLMKQGRKHGLPAQPSRFDIGSLALTALALGGWTFAPDARLVAILLLGAGLLQAVRLSRWSGLSAARDPLVLILHIAYAWLPIGLLLLGASILSPAVPATSALHALAAGAMASMTLAVMTRATRGHTGYPLTADRWTVLIYSLVTFGAAVRVGSPLIPFDYMRVIELAGTLWGGAFLVFVLAYGPKLIGPRRDGQP is encoded by the coding sequence ATGGACATGAAGGTCGAACGAAGCCGCCACGACCGGCTGATGGGCCTGCCGCCGCTGCTGCGGGGCGGGTTTCGGCCCTTCTTCCTGGGCGGCGCGGTCTGGGCGCTGGTCGTGGTCGCGCTCTGGGTCTGCGCGCTGTCGGGCGCCGTCACCCTCCCGACCGCCTTCGATCCCCTCGCCTGGCATCGGCACGAGATGCTGTTCGGCTATCTCGGCGCCGTCATCGCCGGGTTCCTGCTCACCGCCATACCCAACTGGACCGGGCGGCCGCCGCTCGCCGGTGCCCCGCTGGCCGCCTTGGCCGTCCTGTGGCTGGCGGCGCGGTTCGCCATTCTCTTTTCTGCAACGATCGGGTCCTCGATCGCCCTCGCCCTCGACGTCGGCTTCCTCCTCGTCCTTGCGGCGGTGGCGGGGCGGGAGATCGTCGCCGCCAAGAACCGCAACGTGCCGATCGTCATCGTCATCCTGCTGTTCGCGGCGGCAAGCGCGCTCGACCATACCGAGACACTGGGGCTCGCATCAACGACGGGCGCAGGCTGGCGCGCCGGTTTCGCTCTCGTGCTGATGCTGATCGGCCTGATCGGCGGGCGGATCATCCCCGCCTTCACCCGCAACTGGCTGATGAAGCAGGGACGCAAGCACGGACTTCCGGCCCAGCCGAGCCGGTTCGATATCGGCTCCCTTGCCCTCACCGCCCTCGCCCTTGGCGGCTGGACCTTCGCGCCCGACGCACGTCTGGTCGCCATCCTGCTACTCGGGGCCGGATTGCTCCAGGCGGTTCGGCTGAGCCGCTGGTCGGGCCTGAGCGCCGCGCGCGATCCGCTCGTGTTAATCCTCCACATCGCCTACGCTTGGCTGCCGATCGGCCTGCTGCTGCTTGGCGCCAGCATCCTTTCGCCCGCCGTGCCGGCAACCTCAGCGCTCCATGCGCTCGCCGCAGGCGCGATGGCGTCGATGACGCTGGCGGTGATGACCCGCGCCACCCGCGGCCACACCGGCTATCCGTTGACGGCGGATCGCTGGACCGTACTGATCTACTCGCTCGTGACGTTCGGCGCAGCGGTGAGGGTCGGTTCGCCGCTTATCCCCTTCGATTATATGCGCGTCATCGAATTGGCGGGGACTTTGTGGGGCGGCGCGTTCCTGGTCTTCGTGCTCGCTTACGGACCGAAACTGATCGGCCCGCGAAGGGACGGGCAGCCCTGA
- a CDS encoding molybdenum cofactor biosynthesis protein MoaE, which translates to MEARLKPSRLRPERELEAFIRRLSGDGAVVSFVGIARPTGRDGEPVIGLHLDHYPGMTEASLAEIAADALKRFEVSDVAVVHRCGHVSPGDPIVFAAAAAPHRRSAFLAADYLMDRLKTDAVFWKREDGVDGSRWIEPTEGDHTDRDRWREPSAGDR; encoded by the coding sequence ATGGAAGCGCGCCTAAAGCCTAGCCGGCTTCGGCCGGAGCGAGAATTGGAGGCGTTCATACGGCGCCTGTCGGGTGATGGAGCGGTGGTCAGCTTCGTCGGCATTGCACGACCGACGGGCCGGGATGGGGAGCCCGTGATCGGGCTTCACCTGGATCATTATCCCGGCATGACGGAAGCATCGCTCGCCGAGATCGCGGCCGATGCCCTGAAACGCTTCGAGGTCAGCGACGTCGCGGTGGTCCACCGCTGCGGGCATGTATCGCCCGGCGATCCGATCGTGTTCGCCGCGGCCGCCGCACCGCATCGCCGCTCCGCCTTCCTCGCCGCCGACTATCTGATGGACAGGCTGAAGACCGACGCCGTGTTCTGGAAGCGGGAGGACGGGGTTGACGGCTCGCGCTGGATAGAGCCAACCGAGGGAGATCACACCGATCGCGACCGCTGGAGAGAGCCGAGTGCCGGGGATCGATGA
- a CDS encoding MoaD/ThiS family protein, producing MALIWLKAWAMGRDEAAQAGEAMRILFFGRLGEQLGSELEIDSPGESWTIAELRESLCSRSELFREALGRPGVRACVDQVIVPDDVQLRPGQEVAFIPPLSGG from the coding sequence ATGGCATTGATCTGGCTCAAAGCGTGGGCGATGGGTCGGGACGAAGCTGCCCAAGCAGGTGAGGCGATGAGGATCCTTTTCTTCGGACGATTGGGTGAACAGCTCGGGAGCGAGCTCGAAATCGATTCGCCAGGGGAGAGCTGGACCATCGCCGAGCTCCGGGAGAGTCTGTGCTCGCGAAGCGAGCTGTTTCGGGAGGCGCTGGGACGTCCCGGCGTTCGGGCCTGCGTGGATCAAGTCATCGTTCCCGACGACGTTCAGCTGAGACCCGGTCAGGAGGTCGCCTTCATTCCTCCTCTGTCGGGCGGTTGA
- a CDS encoding NnrS family protein, protein MKTTAQILRDYRGPALFSFGFRPFFLLASVWAALAVPLWMLALFGAGEDMAAIFTRDWHVHEMLFGYTGAVIVGYMIVAGANWTGHYPVAGRPVVLLAALWIAGRAAMLAISALGPAAAVIDAAFLVLFALAMWREQLAASNWRSLGPCIVISLIAIADIGFHARAIVPELGPASERMALGLVTFLITLMGGRLVPSFTSNWMMQQKIKPVPPPPGRFDQATVGVTGAAILLWLLLPSSPLTGATLVVAGTGLFVRLLRWRGWVAGRDGMVLILHLGYFWCVLGLVLLGASILAPADVPVTAAVHALTAGAIGVMTLAMMTRTSRSHTGRERRADEITLVIYALVNAAAVMRVLAPFLIPIHLELLGLSSACWSLAFALFALSYGPMLTRPWRRRT, encoded by the coding sequence ATGAAGACGACGGCCCAGATCCTTCGCGACTATCGCGGCCCCGCCCTGTTCAGCTTCGGCTTCCGCCCTTTCTTTCTTCTTGCCTCCGTCTGGGCGGCGCTGGCGGTGCCGTTGTGGATGCTGGCCCTGTTCGGCGCGGGCGAGGACATGGCCGCGATCTTCACCCGCGACTGGCACGTGCACGAGATGCTGTTCGGCTACACCGGCGCCGTCATCGTCGGCTACATGATCGTCGCCGGCGCGAACTGGACCGGACATTATCCGGTGGCGGGCCGGCCCGTCGTCCTGCTGGCCGCGCTTTGGATCGCCGGGCGTGCGGCCATGCTGGCGATTTCCGCTCTCGGCCCCGCCGCCGCGGTTATCGACGCCGCCTTCCTCGTCCTGTTCGCGCTGGCCATGTGGCGGGAGCAACTCGCCGCCAGCAACTGGCGCAGCCTCGGCCCCTGCATCGTCATCAGCCTCATCGCGATCGCCGACATCGGCTTCCATGCGCGCGCGATCGTGCCGGAGCTCGGGCCGGCATCCGAGCGGATGGCGCTCGGCCTCGTCACCTTCCTCATCACCCTGATGGGCGGGCGCCTGGTGCCGAGCTTCACCAGCAATTGGATGATGCAGCAGAAGATCAAGCCCGTCCCCCCTCCCCCCGGCCGCTTCGATCAGGCGACCGTCGGCGTGACGGGCGCGGCGATCCTCCTATGGCTGCTCCTGCCTTCGAGCCCGTTGACGGGCGCAACACTGGTCGTAGCCGGGACCGGCCTTTTCGTTCGCCTGCTGCGATGGCGGGGATGGGTCGCCGGGCGCGACGGCATGGTCCTCATTCTCCACCTCGGCTATTTCTGGTGCGTGCTCGGCCTCGTCCTGCTCGGCGCCTCGATCCTGGCGCCGGCCGATGTTCCCGTCACCGCCGCCGTTCACGCGCTGACCGCCGGAGCGATCGGGGTGATGACCCTGGCGATGATGACCCGCACTAGCCGCAGCCATACCGGCCGCGAGCGCCGCGCCGACGAGATCACCCTCGTCATCTATGCCCTGGTCAATGCCGCCGCCGTCATGCGGGTGCTCGCGCCCTTCCTCATCCCGATCCATCTGGAGCTTCTGGGCCTCTCCTCCGCCTGCTGGTCGCTTGCCTTCGCCCTGTTCGCCCTGAGCTACGGCCCGATGCTCACCCGCCCCTGGCGCCGCCGGACCTGA
- a CDS encoding nitric-oxide reductase large subunit yields the protein MEYSKKLWLWLGGIFVLSFAVLGLIGREIYVKAPPVPEMVATASGETLYTRADIQTGREVWQTLGGMQLGSVWGHGGYVAPDWGADWLHREAIALLDIWARAEGVKDFASLDAEAQAGLKERLKRELRTNSYDEATGTITVSEARAEAIAAVADHYATLFSSDPALKELRVQYAIPEKSITQARQREQLGAFFFWTAWTSVTERPGDTITYTNNWPHEPLVGNTPSAALGIWSIASVLFLIAGIGWLLWYQARRGEEEHAAAPARDPLLSMKPTPSMKATTKYFVTVMGLFLAQVLLGAITAHYAVEGQEFYGYNISELIPYALTRTWHTQLGIFWIAVAWLATGLYVAPMLSGHEPKYQKLGVNLLFGALLVVVVGSFAGEWMAIQQKLGHGANFWFGHMGYEFVDLGRFWAILLFVGLMIWLTLVGRALWPALKTKSDSRGLIGMVFVSTVCIGLFFGAALTWGRHSPLSMIEYFRWWVVHLWVEGFFEVFATAVIALIFAGLGLVRARAANTAVVFSTAVFLTGGILGTLHHLYFSGTTTPIIAWGAMFSALEVVPLSLLGVEAFHNYRMTRAAPWVDTYKWPILFFVAVAFWNLVGAGVLGFAINPPISLYYIQGLNMTPSHAHAALFGVYGMLGIGLMLFCLRTAFRDGVWSDRLLKPTFWALNGGLAMMVFMSLVPAGLYQAWHSITTSFWYARSPEIIHSTVMETLVWLRVPGDIVFSIGVLTLALFMLRLLAGKRRATIDAEPALVPAE from the coding sequence ATGGAATATTCAAAGAAATTGTGGCTCTGGCTGGGGGGGATCTTCGTTCTTTCCTTCGCCGTGCTCGGCCTCATCGGCCGTGAAATCTACGTCAAGGCGCCGCCTGTCCCCGAAATGGTGGCGACGGCCAGCGGCGAGACGCTCTACACGCGCGCGGACATCCAGACCGGGCGCGAAGTCTGGCAGACATTAGGCGGCATGCAGCTCGGCTCGGTCTGGGGCCATGGCGGCTACGTCGCGCCGGATTGGGGGGCCGACTGGCTTCATCGCGAGGCCATCGCCCTGCTCGACATATGGGCACGCGCCGAGGGGGTGAAGGATTTCGCCTCGCTCGACGCGGAGGCGCAAGCTGGCCTCAAGGAGCGGCTGAAGCGCGAGCTGCGTACCAACAGCTATGACGAGGCGACCGGCACGATCACCGTGTCGGAGGCGCGCGCGGAGGCGATAGCGGCGGTGGCCGACCATTATGCCACGCTGTTCAGCAGCGACCCCGCGCTGAAGGAACTGCGCGTCCAATATGCTATTCCCGAAAAGTCGATCACGCAGGCCCGGCAGCGCGAGCAGCTCGGCGCCTTCTTCTTCTGGACCGCCTGGACGAGCGTCACCGAACGGCCGGGCGACACCATCACCTACACCAACAACTGGCCGCACGAGCCACTCGTCGGCAACACGCCGTCGGCCGCGCTCGGCATCTGGTCGATCGCCAGCGTCCTTTTCCTTATCGCCGGCATCGGCTGGCTGCTCTGGTATCAGGCGCGGCGGGGCGAAGAGGAGCATGCCGCCGCACCGGCGCGCGATCCGCTGCTGTCGATGAAGCCGACGCCTTCGATGAAGGCGACGACAAAATATTTCGTCACCGTCATGGGCCTGTTTCTCGCCCAGGTGCTGCTCGGTGCCATCACCGCCCACTATGCGGTCGAGGGCCAGGAATTCTACGGCTACAACATCTCCGAGCTCATTCCTTACGCGCTGACCCGCACCTGGCATACGCAGCTCGGCATCTTCTGGATCGCGGTCGCCTGGCTTGCGACCGGCCTTTACGTCGCGCCGATGCTGTCGGGGCATGAGCCCAAATATCAGAAGCTCGGCGTCAACCTGCTGTTCGGCGCTCTGCTGGTGGTCGTCGTCGGCTCGTTCGCCGGCGAATGGATGGCGATCCAGCAGAAGCTCGGCCATGGCGCCAACTTCTGGTTCGGTCATATGGGCTATGAGTTCGTCGATCTCGGCCGCTTCTGGGCGATCCTGCTGTTCGTCGGGCTGATGATCTGGCTGACGCTCGTCGGGCGCGCGCTTTGGCCGGCGCTCAAGACGAAGAGCGACTCGCGCGGACTGATCGGGATGGTGTTCGTATCCACGGTCTGCATCGGCCTATTCTTCGGCGCCGCGCTCACCTGGGGCCGGCACAGCCCGCTCTCCATGATCGAATATTTCCGCTGGTGGGTGGTCCATCTCTGGGTCGAGGGCTTCTTCGAGGTCTTCGCGACGGCGGTGATCGCGCTCATCTTCGCCGGGCTCGGCCTGGTCCGTGCCCGCGCGGCGAACACGGCGGTCGTCTTCTCGACCGCGGTGTTCCTGACGGGCGGCATCCTCGGCACGCTCCACCACCTCTATTTCTCGGGCACGACGACCCCGATCATCGCCTGGGGCGCCATGTTCTCGGCGCTGGAGGTGGTGCCGTTGTCGCTGCTCGGCGTGGAGGCGTTCCACAATTACCGCATGACCAGGGCCGCCCCGTGGGTCGACACCTACAAATGGCCGATCCTGTTCTTCGTCGCGGTCGCGTTCTGGAACCTGGTCGGCGCCGGCGTGCTCGGCTTCGCCATCAATCCACCGATCTCGCTCTACTACATCCAAGGGCTCAACATGACGCCGAGCCACGCCCATGCGGCGCTGTTCGGGGTCTATGGCATGCTCGGCATCGGCCTGATGCTGTTCTGCCTGCGCACCGCCTTCCGCGACGGTGTCTGGTCGGACCGGCTCCTGAAGCCGACCTTCTGGGCCCTGAACGGAGGTCTCGCGATGATGGTGTTCATGAGCCTGGTGCCGGCCGGCCTCTACCAGGCCTGGCACAGCATCACGACCAGCTTCTGGTATGCCCGTTCGCCGGAGATCATCCACTCGACGGTCATGGAGACCCTGGTGTGGCTGCGAGTGCCGGGGGACATCGTGTTCAGCATTGGCGTCCTGACGCTGGCGCTGTTCATGCTGAGGCTCCTCGCCGGCAAGCGCCGCGCAACCATCGACGCCGAGCCGGCGCTGGTCCCGGCCGAGTAA
- the mobA gene encoding molybdenum cofactor guanylyltransferase, with product MRLAAVILAGGEGRRIGGNKPLALMGGQTLLDRALAFARTWTGDVAVSLREPGQFPLPDDVTALIDEEGAGPLAGLQPALRFARQKGLQATLTIPCDTPFVPRDLPHRLCDKLGGGVGAVLATSGGMLHPACALWRSNVIDALPSYRTTGRSSLKGFAAHVGFTTADWPCEPFDPFFNVNNLDDLATAERLLRNR from the coding sequence ATGAGGTTGGCCGCCGTCATCCTGGCGGGCGGCGAAGGCCGTCGCATCGGCGGGAACAAGCCCCTGGCCCTAATGGGTGGACAGACGCTGCTCGACCGCGCCCTCGCGTTCGCACGAACCTGGACCGGCGACGTGGCTGTGTCCCTTCGCGAGCCGGGTCAGTTCCCGCTTCCTGACGACGTGACCGCCCTCATCGACGAAGAGGGCGCGGGGCCGCTGGCGGGCCTTCAGCCGGCGCTCCGCTTCGCACGCCAGAAGGGTCTCCAGGCGACGCTCACCATTCCCTGCGACACGCCGTTCGTGCCCCGCGACCTTCCTCACAGGCTCTGCGACAAATTGGGCGGAGGCGTCGGTGCTGTATTGGCGACGAGCGGCGGGATGCTGCATCCTGCCTGCGCGCTGTGGAGGAGCAACGTCATCGACGCCCTACCGAGCTATCGCACGACCGGGCGATCGTCGCTCAAGGGCTTTGCCGCCCATGTGGGCTTCACGACCGCCGACTGGCCGTGCGAGCCGTTCGACCCCTTCTTCAACGTCAACAACCTGGATGACCTGGCCACGGCGGAGCGGCTGCTCAGAAATCGATAA
- the glp gene encoding gephyrin-like molybdotransferase Glp, with product MIDFDEAFALVVRAARPLGTETIALADARGRLLAAPVVAMMDAPPADVSAMDGYAVRERDLKAGGSLRLVGSSWPGSGFGGAIGTGECARIFTGAPLPAGADRVVIQEIVDRADDQVRVRGPVGSGRHVRPRGSDFRTGDRLLEPGLRLDHRSLVAAAGADVAEVQVWRRPRVAILGTGDELEEPGQARHTPGRIPESVSLGVAALAEQWGAAVMGRRRLRDEPDAMKEAAETALSEADLVVMTGGASVGEKDFAKPVFASLGMEIIFSKVAIKPGKPVWLGRVGDRLVMGLPGNPTSALVTARLLLVPLVAGLGGREDESALHWRAAPLTDALPACGDRETFVRARWTGERVQPLSNQDSGAQRALAEADLLIRRRPGTAALVAGDMVDVIDF from the coding sequence ATGATCGATTTTGACGAGGCGTTCGCCCTGGTTGTGCGGGCGGCGCGGCCGCTGGGAACCGAGACGATCGCGCTGGCGGATGCGCGGGGCCGCCTCCTCGCCGCTCCCGTTGTCGCGATGATGGATGCGCCGCCCGCCGACGTGTCGGCGATGGACGGCTACGCGGTGCGCGAGAGAGACCTGAAGGCGGGCGGATCGCTTCGGCTGGTCGGGAGCTCCTGGCCTGGCTCCGGATTTGGCGGCGCGATCGGCACCGGCGAGTGCGCCCGGATCTTCACCGGAGCGCCCTTGCCCGCGGGTGCGGACAGAGTGGTGATCCAGGAGATCGTGGACCGCGCGGACGATCAGGTCCGGGTGCGAGGGCCAGTCGGTTCAGGACGTCATGTGCGGCCGCGCGGCTCCGATTTCCGGACCGGCGACCGGCTGCTGGAGCCGGGGCTGCGGCTCGACCACCGCAGCCTTGTCGCCGCGGCGGGGGCCGACGTCGCAGAGGTGCAGGTATGGCGGCGGCCGCGCGTCGCCATCCTCGGTACCGGCGACGAGTTGGAAGAGCCCGGGCAAGCCCGTCATACGCCGGGACGCATCCCGGAAAGCGTCTCGCTCGGCGTCGCGGCGCTGGCCGAACAATGGGGTGCGGCCGTCATGGGCCGGCGCCGGCTGCGCGACGAGCCCGACGCGATGAAGGAGGCGGCGGAGACGGCACTCTCCGAGGCTGACCTCGTCGTGATGACCGGCGGCGCCTCGGTCGGCGAGAAGGATTTTGCCAAACCAGTGTTCGCCTCCCTGGGGATGGAGATCATCTTCTCCAAGGTTGCGATCAAGCCGGGGAAGCCGGTCTGGCTCGGCCGCGTCGGCGATCGCCTCGTGATGGGCCTGCCGGGCAATCCGACATCGGCACTGGTCACGGCCCGCCTGCTGCTGGTGCCGCTGGTCGCGGGTCTCGGCGGACGGGAGGACGAGAGCGCGCTGCATTGGCGGGCCGCGCCATTGACCGATGCACTGCCCGCCTGCGGCGACCGGGAAACCTTCGTCCGGGCGCGCTGGACGGGCGAGCGAGTGCAACCTCTCTCCAATCAGGATTCGGGAGCGCAGCGGGCGCTCGCCGAGGCGGACCTCCTGATCCGCCGCCGGCCCGGCACCGCCGCTCTGGTGGCCGGGGACATGGTCGACGTTATCGATTTCTGA
- the moaB gene encoding molybdenum cofactor biosynthesis protein B, giving the protein MPGIDENLTFYPLNIAVLTVSDTRDEASDRSGALLAERLTAAGHKLAARAIVTDEVEAIRIQVQAWVQDPAVDVVLTTGGTGFAPRDVTPEAVKPLFRREMDGFSVVFHQASLDTVGVSTLQSRAFAGQADDTFVFCLPGSTGACRDGWDLVLALELDSRYRPCSLAGQIPRLRDVCA; this is encoded by the coding sequence GTGCCGGGGATCGATGAGAACCTGACCTTCTACCCGCTGAATATCGCGGTGCTGACCGTTTCGGACACGAGGGACGAGGCAAGCGACCGCTCCGGCGCGCTGTTGGCCGAGCGACTGACCGCGGCCGGGCACAAGCTTGCCGCCAGGGCGATCGTCACCGACGAGGTCGAGGCGATACGAATCCAGGTGCAGGCCTGGGTGCAAGATCCCGCGGTGGACGTGGTCCTGACGACCGGCGGCACCGGCTTTGCGCCGCGCGATGTGACGCCTGAAGCGGTGAAGCCCTTGTTCCGCCGCGAGATGGACGGCTTTTCCGTCGTCTTCCATCAGGCGAGCCTCGACACGGTCGGCGTCTCGACGCTTCAGTCGCGGGCCTTCGCGGGCCAGGCGGACGACACGTTCGTTTTCTGCCTGCCGGGATCGACCGGCGCCTGCCGCGACGGCTGGGACCTTGTGCTCGCGCTGGAACTGGACAGCCGCTACCGGCCATGCTCGCTGGCCGGGCAGATACCGCGCCTCCGGGACGTCTGCGCATGA
- the moaC gene encoding cyclic pyranopterin monophosphate synthase MoaC yields the protein MSRLSHLDESGRARMVDVTDKPTTARRAAAEGRLRCRAETLALVKEGRAPKGSVVQTAELAGVMAAKRTGDLIPLCHPLALTGIDVTIAPNDALPGFEVRAEVRTSGPTGVEMEALTAVSVACLTLFDMLKAVDREMAIEGIRVTAKSGGRSGDWGAGGGAS from the coding sequence ATGAGCCGGCTCAGCCATCTCGACGAGAGCGGCCGCGCGCGCATGGTCGACGTGACCGACAAGCCGACCACCGCGCGGCGGGCTGCGGCCGAGGGGCGGTTACGCTGTCGAGCCGAAACGCTCGCGCTGGTGAAGGAAGGCCGCGCGCCGAAGGGATCCGTCGTGCAGACGGCGGAGTTGGCGGGCGTGATGGCGGCAAAGCGCACCGGCGATCTCATTCCGCTCTGCCACCCGCTCGCGCTGACCGGCATCGACGTGACGATCGCTCCAAACGACGCGTTGCCCGGCTTTGAGGTGCGCGCGGAGGTACGGACCAGCGGGCCTACAGGAGTCGAGATGGAGGCGCTGACGGCGGTGAGCGTCGCCTGCCTCACCCTATTCGATATGCTGAAGGCTGTGGATCGGGAGATGGCGATCGAGGGGATACGCGTCACCGCCAAGTCCGGAGGGCGGTCGGGAGACTGGGGCGCCGGCGGCGGGGCTTCATGA